The following DNA comes from Mya arenaria isolate MELC-2E11 chromosome 11, ASM2691426v1.
atgtttttctttatactcaagataaaaaataaaataaaattaaggggccgaaatgtctttgttgaaaatcactaaggggccgaaacgtctcgagtcattttaattaaggggacgaaatggcagggccgaaatgtcttaggggccgatttggtagtaggccgatttggtaaggggccgatttgtcttgctccctatatatttgaataaataatttctGTTTGCGATTGCATTAGACTTGTTCAGACACTTATACtttatacagatatatatatatatatatatatgccttttTCAGGGATGTTTTCCAGACGTGTGAAACAGGTATTCAAGTATGGGAGTCTGGCAGCAGTGGGAGTTGGTACGGCCTACGCCATCAAAAACAATGATTGGGAGATGTCAACCATTGGGGTTGTACGCTTTGGACGTGCAGCAGGCACTGTATGAAAAACTTTTGCTgtgtaattaattgattttggTGGTTCAATTTGAAAGTGAAAACAATTATGTTCCAGTGTCCATGGATGATAAGCCACTTTCTGATCAATCTTTataatacagttgaacaccgctattccaAACACCATTTATCTGAAATTATGGCTATTTCGAAATTATGTTTGGTCCCGATTTTtctccttctttgtttaactaaatttttaatctttaatccgaaatcgctagTCCGAAATAATCACTATTCTGAAGTAAAAATTTCGGTCTCGATTTgatatttcacacctatttatcaattcttatttcgaactcGATCATGTCATAGTTTGTCACACCATACTTCGAATGCACTCAGGCATCGGCTTGAGGTCACAATAGAGCCCGCCTATGTAGCAAACatcaatgtcagaaaatgagcaATTTATTTGGGTcatgtagtgtgtatataattgctggttaacacaacctaaatatcatttgaaaatgtctaTCTCATCAGATTCGATTGCGGCATTGCTCACTTGACCCGTTACTGAACAAGCCGTGACTATGTTccaaatgcatacatgtactctcattttgttttaaatatattattttgttttaataaagaagtatacTATTATaacgaattatttgtcatttattaaacaataaatcaacaaatatttttgtatacgaaaTATCACTCAAACTGAATGTATcgtattggtaacgtgtaacgacattgcaatcttcacaaCTTTATATTTCACGTCATCAATAATTTGCGAAtgctgtcattttctgaaaattgttaatcctaAATATCGCTATTCCGAACTAATTTTTTGGGTCCCTACGATTTCAGATTAACGGTGTTAAACTGTAATTCAATTGTTGTTAAGTTAAGATTGTTCAGAGAACACTAGAAATTTATTAATATCCTTgatttataactttttaaaatattttgatccTGAATTTTTTTGAGGTTCAAAGTCTTCCGTATGTTATAAATATCTAttcctttgaaataagattATGGTTTCTTTCAGGTTGCACGGGTAGTTGTTGATTATAAGTGGTCACTCAGGAATATAGACCCAAATAGTAAGGAATACCAGAATACAAAGTCTGAGGTGAGTGTAAAAATTTGTTATCAGTGTAATgataattttgagaaaattaatTTGATACCGATAGTAATTTCATGACgataatacatattatttattttgaatcaatGTAGGTACACACACGATCAGCAGTTCGCTTGCGAAACATGTGCTGTGCGAATGGAGGGGCATTCATCAAGGTTGGCCAACATCTGGCCACCCTGGACTACCTCCTGCCAGAGGAATACACACAGACCCTACAGGTCCTGCACAGCGATGCCCCTCAGTCCCCAATTGAAGACCTGCTCAGAGTTTTTGAGGAGGAAATTGGGAAAAAGGTGATAAATGAAGCGTATAGATTGATGACTGGTTACTCATCAGTCATGTAGAAGTTAAGTATTCACATGATATCAAATGAATATGTGTACAgtatattctatttttaaagaGTAAACGTAACTGTTCTTTACTTCTCTAAACTTGgagtataatttataaaataagcaTTGAAGAATATTGTATTGTCTTCTGGTATTTTGCTTAACATATATTCATTCAAACTTGTGAATAAAAAtccttttcattgtttttttcaaactttaaaagcTTCATTAAATGTTAGATTTTTATCCATTTTAAGATGTGGGTCAATTACATTTTCATTCTACTTGAATATACTTACTATTCTCCCCAGGTTGAGGATATGTTTGAGTATTTTTCCCCTGAACCACTGGGCACAGCCTCCCTGGCTCAAGTACACAAGGCAGTCACCAAGGATGGTCGTGTGCttgcagtgaaaatacagcatcCCAAAGTCAAGGCCCACTCCTATGTGGACATCAAAACCATGGAGGTAGGCGTCTTTTTATGTGTGACATTTCTttataatgtttgcattttctGGGCATGTACTACGTTATTGAAGTTATATTATCAACATAATTGCTAGTTTTGAGACTGAAAAGGTAAACTGCTGTCTGGTAGATGTGTGAACTGTTTAATCAAaacacttattgtttatcagTGTAACCATCTCATATACGTGTACGTGTGTTGTTTTTAGGTAAGGATTGAAAATGTAACAAGACACaatctatatataaatatgtcttCATGTTCATGGCATGCAGTCTGCTGTTTTGACTACCacacatgtatattcatgtcaGTTTCTGATCCACCGAGTGGCATGGGTTTTCCCGGACTTCCAATATGTGTGGCTTGCTGAGGAGACAAAGAAGAACCTCCCTAAGGAACTTGACTTCATGCGGGAAGGGGAGCATTGTGAACGTGTGGAAAAGATGTTTGCGAAATTCAGCTTTCTTAAGGTACATGGTATTTTTCTCGCTAAATCTTACAATAGTTGAAATTAGACAGGTTAATGCCTCTTGGCCACACAGCTAGGACTGGCATCAGTGGCATTCAAATTTCCTGATCAATTTCTGTTATGAATGTAAACATTGGTTCAAATTCATTCATCTTCAAatccatttttgttttggcatGACTATTGGTCTTTTTTGATAGATAAAATGATCTGCAAATATAAGAGTAACtgctgctgaaaaaaatatgattttttttattcaggtACCAAAAATCTACTGGGAGTTCTCCAGTGGGCGTGTTCTCACCATGGAGTATTGTGAAGGGGGCAAGGTCAACGATCTCGAGTACATGCAGAAACACAACATTGATGTCAACGAGGTATTGTACTAAATTAGTCTGGTATTTATAGAGGTAGGTTATctattttggtaaaatgtgtgTACTTACAGGTGATGATAATTTTCCAAATATGCAAAGGGCAAATTGACTTTACTAATAACttgtaaaaagtattttgtgataattTCTAAACTAGTTTTTGTTATCTATCAACTTGTTTTAGCTGCCTTAAAATGGTAGTGTATACCCTAAATTCTCTCCTTctatttataatcataaatatgatataatgtgAAATCTTAAACACTTTGCACTAGGTATCTCGCGACCTGGGTAAGCTGTACAGTGAGATGATCTTTGTGAACGGTTATGTGCACTGTGACCCCCATCCTGGTAATGTCCTTGTTAACAAGACCAACCAAGGCACACAGATTGTACTTCTAGATCATGGCCTTTATCAGGTGATCAATctcaacatttttgtttactttgaaagcCAATTAGCTGTGGCATTGAAGCAAtcaaacatgaaacatttttagaaTTTTGAATTACATTTACAAGAATGAAAACTGGAAATAAGCTGAATtctaaatataacaaacatgaatggCAGCAGGATTCTCCCACAGGACCTGGATTGCTAGATGAAGTCTTCACTGCTGGACCACTTATTTGTGAACTATTCATGATAATATCAGACTATGTTATCATTGCAGTGAAAGGTGTCAACATTCTGTATATGTTTACACTTTACAGGTTAAGTGAATACacttttgaacaaaattatcttttttgttTACACTTTGCTGTCTGGCAAAAGGTTGTTAAGAAATGCTCAAGAGGTCCAATGCAACCAGTAATTGGTTTGCTATTTTATAGAAACAAATATAAGTAACCAAAGCTGTGAGTGTGGCTTGTCAGAAGGATAAGTTGTTGATTTCCCCAGGAAAGAATCTTTGactaaatatcaattttgaaaaatgtcatacatatacatgaatatatacacatgtgtaagtCTTCAACTAAACACATATATTGAGATGTAaccataaatttaaaaattgtgtataATTCTTTGGTTTACCAAACATCttcaggattttttttacagtACAAAGTATCAGCATTCATTCATTGTAaaattacaatgtacatgtattacagaCACTGACGGATGATTTCCGGATCAACTATGGCAAACTGTGGATGTGTTTGATACAGGCAGACCTTCCCGGGATTGAGAAATACTCAGGTCGCCTGAACGTGGGCAAACTTTACCCCCTGTTTGCCTGCATGATCACAGCTCGATCCTGGGACTCAATTACCACAGGCATAGACAAACGGAAGGTCACAGAGGCTGAGGTTGGTTGCAGTGTGTATTAGCTCGACTAGTTGAAGAAAACTAAGATCAAAACTATTGACCCTAGTGTCTGTGTCACActttggttaagattttgcatgcaagcacctTAAAGTCATTACCTCAGCAAATTCatcatgtttttaaactttagatatgtgttCCCAATTCCGGTTAAGGGTTTGCATGCAAGTACACAAGcgttgagactttatacaactgTAATTAAACATCCAATAGACTTACAAACCCAAGTTAGACAACTCCtttacatttaatgcaaattatggcactttattatttgactctgattttctggttaaggttttgcatgtaacctgGTTTTAGTctatatctcagcaaatacatattatgcattgaaactttaaacatatgtttcCAACTATCCAACCAACTGAACTCTATCTTGCACGGTCTTAAGCACACATGGGTTAATATCTCagaaaatacatgataaattgcATTGAGACTATAAACAGCACTAATCAaccatcaaatattttaaaaaataaggttAGATAACTatgttttgcatataatgcaattATTGCCATTATAGatttttaaaggttttgcatgtaagtgtgcacaatgtttttttgtttatttttttttaaaagctgatTTATTTTACCTGGTATCACATTTCAGCAGAGGAATGGGGCCAAAAAACACTCtggcatgtaaccacatttatgtcaatatctCAGGAAACACTTAATGTATTGCAATGGAACTTAAGACAGATGTTTCCAACTatcaaacctacttaattaatcaaataagattttttcatataatttaaattatggatatatatatttctaaattgtatttcattttctggttaaggttttgcatgtaatcaaatttaagtatatgtTTACTAAACCAACTGCTACTGTACTTTATACAATAAAGTAAGCTGTCTCTTATCAGGCATAATTTTTCCCATTTATTAATTGActtaaaattctggttaaggttttgcatgtaaacacaGTCAACACAGTCAAAATCTAATcctaattcattaattcataaataagtaagataaatgtttttatgcatATAATGCAGATTATGGccattattatttgacttaaaaattccTGTCAAAATTTGCGTGTAATCTTATATGACAGTTATCCATACatatttcaccaaaactttgcaatccttCATCTAAAAATCTGCTGAATAGTCGAGCATGCTATCTCTGTAACAGCTGTTCTTGATGATTGCAAATATTAACACATTTActaaagaataaaaatgtacaaaatgtttaACTAACATTATTTACAAGGTTTTCTTTCATGAATGCAACTTTGTAATAAATCACATAAGAAAGcctatttatagaaataaatcAGTGATACATAACTTCATTTCCGAAATTATGGTACATTTGCATAAGATTTGGCATGCTTGCCTGATAAAATACAATGCACTATCTTTAGGAATAATTTATTGGCAtgttatgaaaagaaaaaattGTTTCAGTCTAAATGTAACGTCACAAAAACATCACCTGGTCTTGCAAAATTATAATTagaacatacatttaaatacaaagaaTCATATCTAGAACAAATTGttacatgaaatatttccaacaaacaaatatatctggtaagaataaaaaataaataataatacaaaagtaTCCCTATTCCTACATGATCTTAAAGTGCTAATGtgccacttgtgaaatataacttttggcgCTCACTTTTAtatcggtgaaatatattgttacatTACTCAACAATGACAATTACATTTCTAGAACCAGGAGCTGTCGGACAATGCAGGGACCTACATGATACAGATCTCCGAGGTTCTCAACAGTATACCACGCCAGATGCTGCTTATTATGAAGACAAACGACGTGTTACGAGGCATTGAGACAGTGCTTCACACCAGGGCTAGTGCCTCCTACTTTATAACCATGTCCCGGTGTTGTATTCGCGCTATGGGAGAACACAAGCTCAGACATTGTGGTGGCCTACTGGCTGCGTGTAGGACCAGGCTGTATACACAATGGCAGCTGATCAAGATCGACCTGTATGAACTCTTTCTGTGGATCAATAGCTCTATGCTAGCGAGATGgcttttaaagaaagaaattgaATGTGAGACTTGATGAAAGCTTGTCATAGATACCAATTATCTAGACATTTTTAAATTACGAGTGATTAAGCATCTAGTCCTGGCAAGGTTTTGCTCCTCAGATGACTGTAGAAGATTTCTCAGTGAAccattagtatttttttaagttagtTCAATGCCATAACCAGattatttaagtttttcataTCATGGGATGGTCGgcctattttatttatttctttaattttctgGTACGGGTATTCCGAAGAACACagtgcatttttttccaaatgaagACTTCTGACTTGTGGCCAAAACCCCATGATGCGAcacttttatgtttaattttttatgaTTGTAAATTTTTATACCATATATGTTATTAGACttttaaaatcttatatcagagttttaatgaaattttatgcaATGTACAACTTCAACCAACCAACTCACTTTGATGCTTCTTGTTCCTgctgtttatttctttaaagtaCTGGATGTGtagttttaaattcatttaccattatttacaaaactgtgataataattttttaatacCAGTATGTATTATGTTAGTATCATTGTAGCTGTGACAATTGAAtgcaaaaagaataaaaaaagacaaataacaTTGGGCTttgtaaattgatattaaaataatttaggtattttttttgttttattttatactcGGGGAAGATTATTTATTCACCAATTTCCTCGGGCTACCATAAATTTTGTAATAAGAGCCAATAATTTGCAACCTTGCATTAAACTGGACATGTGTTCTACTATCTCCTTCATGAGAAAAACAGGAGTGAAACTTCATTAAAATTCCTCCAATGAGTTCAAAAGATATGGGCTGACACAATGCAGAGCTAAAACCCTTTATCTTGCATTATGACTGACCTTGAACCATGCAAGAGTACTGCACTACCACATCACCATAGGAAATATGAGGGAATTATGATTTTTGTCAGATAAAAATTGTGGTTGCTATGACAAtggaaataatgaaaatatcactGGATCCTGCTATAAGTCAGGAAGTATTCAGGCTTGAATAAAGAAACTGTGTATGAAGATACAGGGCCATTCAGAGATTATGCACATTGTTCTATTTCTTTAAAAGCAAAGAATTGTGGTTGCTATGGCTTTTAGACAGGATCTTGGTATCACACAAACACCATAAAAGTACAAGCTTGGTGTACATCATGAAACGTGGTATGTAAGAggaagtttttatttttgtcagatAAACATGTTGGTcgctatgacaataccactTTTTTGAAAGGATCCTACAATAACTCGAAAATAATGCACGCTTGGGCAATGAAACTTTGTATGTGGATAAAAATCCATAAGAACATTATGCATGCCATTGTTCCTTGGTTGTTATGGCAACGGGACCAGAGTGAATTTCTTACCGTCCATCTGGAATAAATGAATCGTGCGGCAACTCAAGAAGTAGGTAAGCCAGGAATATGAAACGTTGCGTATCAGTGCCAGGGGGCAATCAGGAAATTGTGCACAtcactttaaaatattgttactaTGGCAAAAAACTGGTAGGAGACTATTGTACTGTTACCAATACGCGGCGTTGTTCTTGCTCATTTTGGTTTAACctgtattcattttgataatataataaatttaatacatatgttataGCAAGTAGAAAGCGTAATAAAAAATAGTATGATAGTCGAAATAAGTTAATATAAACTAGAAAGAAAAGGGGCTCGTAACAATTAAAGCAAACATTGACAGAATTGAGATGTAAGCATAAATTTATTAATGCTTTTCTAAAGTCTcttctttcttattttgtatGAGTATATAGTGGGTGATTTATAGGTGCCGAATAAGTCGACACACATGTTTAATAAAGTTGTTCAGTCTGTAATGTTGAACAGGACTGGGCGATATGTTATTTTCGTGAGGTCTGAAGATGTTACTATAGGTTACCGGGTTAGTAGGTGatccgatatgggatatacggcgAAGCTCGAATcagaatatggtttcctgcgccccgtatatccaatatcaggtcacctactaaccgcgtaacgtatatatcacgccaacaacctgtttacatgtttaaatgtttcatttattcatcgaaaTTGGGAataagacgccattttggtacgatataaatttgttGACCCAACATGGAAACATGTGGTCACCGcctgaccagtcctggaccaatggcgttgcgtcatttatgtttgCGGCGTGATATCTGTCAATGATCTGTGTCGTTATCACTTTTGCAATACCCAAGATACTGTTCCATATCGAACCTTTCGCTTCACTTTTGGAGCATCttatgatgatttattttaattattggtTACAGCATGGACCAATAAACCATGGTTTATAGCGGACCTATAGATCTGTACAGTACAGTATATATAGTTAGCGGCTACACTATaatatgagccgcatcgcgcgattttgggccttcggacataattattacaaatgaaataatcattaataaaaaatgccaaagataatgattttttctatgtaaatcaatttcttcctgacttctttctttttaaggtttgtcattggtgcatcattttctcgataatttatgaccattggtttactcatgtttccatagcaaccatggatttcgtcccgacatattttgactggattgatagtctgtgtttaaaacggccaaatgtattaaaaatacaaaaatgattcattatttttatttttatttatgttccttaaagattctgtgataagaaaataatttaaataagctagttgtaatattgatacaataattttgcacgtcatttgaataatgcacttttattacgacgtcatttgaatgacgtcaaatttagtattcaaaatgcgcaaAACATGATCTCACTTGTAAACACGTAACTTacgcaatttaagtgatatcaacATGAAAATTTCAGAATATCTTTCTGAAATTacatgacattcaaataccttaaaacattgtaaaagcaaaaatatgtccgaaggcccaaaatcgcgcgacgcGGCTCATATgtgattttttatattaaagctACACTATAATAATGTTCTGTAAAAACTACGCATGCACTTTTTATTGATGTATAATATATGGCATGATTTTAATACCTCTGTCCTGAATATACAacgacagaaaataaaaaaaactgtttatttttatggtGGGCCTTTTTTTGACAcgcattatataaaaataaaagttgtgtGTATCCTATCGACTTATTTCCTATATTtacaaagtaaataaattttaaaatgtcaacaagtTTGGAATGAACAACTAATAAAATATGTAGTTTATCCCATGAAATCCTTACAAAATGTCCTGTTGcgttaaaacataaactaagtaacaattatttaacaaaggTTGGTAAGTTGTTGTTCAATGAAAGTTGTGCAATTTGTCTGTAGTAGTAGATAATAATTCGGATGAAAACACAATTCGGTTTATTCATTAAACAGTtctacagttgaacaccgctattccgaacCCCTTTTACACGAAAATTTCgctattttgaaattattttctgtCACGATTTTATTCCTCCTTTGTTTTATCtaatagccgagctttctggcatAATGAAACAAACTccagcagatcccttcagggaaaagaatgctcgaccctgaaggggtccactggtctttatatacactaacttctctattctcacatagccctggctttgctaatttgcatattaccaatcaagtttacatccggtatgaatgTACTttcgttttatacggaatattattatgaacgcacctccgcCGCTGTAGACCTCTGCCGCCTACAGGGGACCGTTACACTTCAACCatcaggaaagcagagctttaaaggttgttgaagttccaacttactatgcctcacaggacatctgagctttctagcaagtgcatagaaatggagactatgaacgcacatccacCGAATACAGCGGActgttacattactttcccctccgagaagacttgTCCCGAGTCTTGGACTGggaatcttatgggtaaggcaactctgTTCTGGCAGTTGTCATCATCCCACCACTGCCACCATTTTGTAACGTGCAACGTCAAacaaacaccagcagatcccttcagggaaaaagatgctcgaccctgaaggggtccactggtctttatatacactaacttctctattctcacatagccctggctttgctaatttgcatattaccaaccaagtttacatccggtatgaacgtactttcgttttatacggaatattattatgaacgcacctccgcCGCTGTAGACCTCTGCCACCTACAGGGGACCGTTACACTTCAACCatcaggaaagcagagctttaaagattgttgaagttccaacttactaCCGGTATGCCTCACAGGAcagctgagctttctagcaagtgcatagaagtggagactatgaacgctcatccgccgcatacagcggacgATTACATTCTCAATTCCGAAAATACAGTATCGttattttgaattaaagaaTCAGTCCCGctttggtgg
Coding sequences within:
- the LOC128208864 gene encoding aarF domain-containing protein kinase 1-like, whose amino-acid sequence is MFSRRVKQVFKYGSLAAVGVGTAYAIKNNDWEMSTIGVVRFGRAAGTVARVVVDYKWSLRNIDPNSKEYQNTKSEVHTRSAVRLRNMCCANGGAFIKVGQHLATLDYLLPEEYTQTLQVLHSDAPQSPIEDLLRVFEEEIGKKVEDMFEYFSPEPLGTASLAQVHKAVTKDGRVLAVKIQHPKVKAHSYVDIKTMEFLIHRVAWVFPDFQYVWLAEETKKNLPKELDFMREGEHCERVEKMFAKFSFLKVPKIYWEFSSGRVLTMEYCEGGKVNDLEYMQKHNIDVNEVSRDLGKLYSEMIFVNGYVHCDPHPGNVLVNKTNQGTQIVLLDHGLYQTLTDDFRINYGKLWMCLIQADLPGIEKYSGRLNVGKLYPLFACMITARSWDSITTGIDKRKVTEAENQELSDNAGTYMIQISEVLNSIPRQMLLIMKTNDVLRGIETVLHTRASASYFITMSRCCIRAMGEHKLRHCGGLLAACRTRLYTQWQLIKIDLYELFLWINSSMLARWLLKKEIECET